The Pirellulimonas nuda genome includes a region encoding these proteins:
- a CDS encoding DUF6798 domain-containing protein produces the protein MPIQDGQRAGQAAAEVSLILMLLFIVGGDPSPAINEPHYLCRLKHFWDPQFAAGDLFLESRDAHFAVVWSLGWLTQFLSLTQTAWLLRLGAWTLLAVAWQRLATTVLPRPWWSVFSAGLLLAGIQEGNLAGEWVIGGFEAKCLAYGFVWLALTAWLRERWFWMALWLGIASAFHVLVGGWAVVILAAIELLPRAPEKSESGAAGRWSWLEGVRRRRPGVVAGLAIGGLIALAGVVPALRLQGAADPETIAQANQIYVFDRLPHHLAPLSKPLPWIAERAGRHGVVWALLGITTLLLRRPGGLSPHTTSRLAQMRAFAYGAGLLALAGFAIEMAFADYPARAASLLRYYWFRWIDVAAPMAVGLQAAALAADRIARRQYAGVGWLAAGIAATAIPLGMTTFHRYSDPCPPADRKAPDAAAWVELCQWVRNETAPDALFLLPQWSQSFKWRTGRAEVVTYKDIPQDAAGIVAWSQRRDQVGAVETALRKGRSELAKQRLLEVAAKYGADYCITTRGRALPLAPHHVVGPYLVYDLRRESPPATGTD, from the coding sequence ATGCCAATCCAGGATGGCCAGCGCGCGGGGCAGGCAGCCGCAGAGGTTTCGCTGATTTTGATGCTGCTGTTCATCGTCGGCGGCGACCCGTCGCCGGCGATCAACGAGCCGCACTATCTCTGCCGCTTAAAGCACTTTTGGGACCCGCAGTTCGCCGCGGGCGACCTCTTCCTGGAGTCGCGCGACGCGCACTTTGCCGTCGTTTGGTCGCTCGGCTGGTTGACGCAGTTCCTCTCGCTGACGCAAACCGCCTGGCTGCTGCGGTTGGGCGCGTGGACACTGCTAGCGGTGGCGTGGCAGAGGCTGGCGACCACCGTGCTGCCCCGGCCCTGGTGGTCGGTCTTCTCGGCGGGGCTGCTGCTCGCCGGCATTCAAGAAGGGAACCTGGCGGGGGAATGGGTGATCGGCGGGTTCGAGGCCAAGTGCCTGGCCTACGGCTTCGTCTGGCTGGCGCTCACCGCGTGGCTGCGCGAGCGATGGTTCTGGATGGCGCTTTGGCTCGGCATCGCTTCTGCGTTTCATGTGCTGGTGGGTGGCTGGGCCGTGGTCATCTTGGCCGCGATCGAGCTGCTGCCGCGGGCGCCGGAAAAATCAGAAAGCGGCGCCGCCGGGCGCTGGAGTTGGTTGGAGGGGGTCCGCAGGCGCAGGCCCGGGGTTGTTGCGGGCCTGGCGATCGGCGGCTTGATCGCGCTGGCCGGCGTCGTGCCTGCGTTGCGCTTGCAGGGGGCCGCGGATCCAGAAACGATCGCCCAGGCGAACCAGATCTACGTCTTCGATCGCTTGCCGCACCACCTAGCGCCGCTCAGCAAGCCGCTGCCCTGGATCGCCGAACGCGCCGGCCGGCACGGGGTGGTTTGGGCCCTGCTGGGGATCACCACGCTCCTGCTGCGGCGCCCGGGGGGCCTCTCGCCCCACACCACGTCGAGGCTCGCCCAGATGCGCGCGTTTGCGTACGGCGCCGGGCTGCTGGCGCTGGCCGGCTTTGCGATCGAGATGGCGTTTGCCGACTACCCGGCGCGGGCCGCGTCGCTGCTGCGGTACTACTGGTTCCGCTGGATCGACGTCGCGGCGCCGATGGCCGTCGGCCTACAGGCAGCGGCCCTCGCGGCCGATCGAATCGCCCGGCGTCAGTACGCCGGGGTCGGCTGGCTCGCGGCGGGGATCGCAGCGACCGCGATCCCGCTGGGGATGACGACCTTCCACCGCTACAGCGACCCATGCCCCCCGGCCGACCGCAAGGCCCCCGACGCCGCGGCGTGGGTCGAGCTGTGCCAATGGGTCCGCAACGAAACCGCCCCCGACGCGTTGTTCTTGCTCCCCCAGTGGTCGCAGTCGTTCAAATGGCGGACCGGCCGGGCCGAGGTGGTGACCTACAAAGACATCCCGCAGGACGCCGCCGGGATCGTGGCCTGGAGCCAGCGCCGAGACCAAGTCGGCGCCGTCGAAACCGCCCTGCGCAAGGGCCGCTCCGAGCTCGCCAAGCAGCGGCTGCTGGAGGTCGCCGCCAAGTACGGGGCCGACTACTGCATCACCACCCGCGGCCGTGCCCTGCCGCTGGCGCCCCACCATGTCGTTGGCCCGTATCTCGTCTACGATCTACGCAGAGAGTCCCCGCCCGCGACGGGGACCGACTAG
- the xylB gene encoding xylulokinase, producing the protein MRALLGIDIGTSGTKTIAINPAGEVLAQASAAYPCHHPKPLWSEQDPEDWWRAVVETVRGAVKKAGLKPADVAGIGLSGQMHGSVFLDREGQVVRPAILWNDQRTAAECEEIESLAGGRKRLVKMVSNPALTGFTAPKILWLRNNEPKNFERTATVLLPKDDVRRRLTGELATEVSDASGTLLLDVAQRKWSAPLLGKLGLDADLLPRCYESEEVTGTLTRDAAQKLGLTTDCVVVGGAGDCAAGAIGNGVVMPGIVSTSLGTSGVVFVYSDTPETDPEGRLHTFCHAVRGKWHMMGVTLSAAGSLQWFADALAKDLSREKDVFARLVEEAEATPPGADGLFFLPYLTGERTPHADPLARGAFVGLTPAHTRGHMVRAVLEGVTYSLRDCLDIIREMGVSVRQIRATGGGAKSPAWRQMQADVLAARVSAMQADEGPAMGVALLAAVGCGEYKSIREACDAVVRTADGLKPDAKRRKHYDRAMPVYRQLYPSLKNSFAAIAELSTPAKRR; encoded by the coding sequence ATGCGAGCGCTGCTAGGAATCGACATCGGCACGTCGGGGACCAAGACCATCGCGATCAACCCGGCCGGCGAGGTGCTGGCGCAGGCGTCGGCCGCGTACCCCTGCCACCATCCCAAACCGCTGTGGAGCGAACAAGACCCGGAGGATTGGTGGCGGGCGGTCGTCGAAACGGTCCGCGGCGCCGTCAAGAAGGCGGGCCTCAAACCGGCCGACGTCGCCGGCATCGGCCTGTCGGGCCAGATGCACGGGTCGGTGTTCCTCGACCGCGAGGGCCAGGTGGTGCGGCCCGCGATCTTGTGGAACGACCAACGCACCGCGGCCGAGTGCGAAGAGATCGAGAGCCTCGCCGGCGGCCGCAAGCGGCTAGTGAAGATGGTGTCGAACCCGGCCCTGACCGGCTTTACGGCGCCGAAGATCCTGTGGCTCCGCAACAACGAGCCCAAGAACTTCGAGCGGACCGCCACGGTGCTGCTCCCCAAGGACGACGTCCGCCGGCGGCTGACCGGAGAACTAGCAACAGAAGTCAGCGACGCCAGCGGCACGCTGCTGCTGGACGTGGCGCAGCGCAAGTGGTCCGCGCCGCTGCTGGGCAAGCTGGGGCTGGACGCCGATTTGTTGCCGCGGTGCTACGAGAGCGAAGAGGTCACGGGGACGCTGACGCGTGACGCGGCCCAGAAGCTGGGCCTGACCACCGATTGCGTGGTGGTGGGGGGCGCGGGCGACTGCGCCGCGGGCGCCATCGGCAACGGCGTGGTGATGCCGGGGATTGTCTCGACGTCGCTCGGCACCTCCGGCGTGGTGTTTGTCTACAGCGACACGCCGGAGACCGACCCCGAGGGCCGCCTGCACACGTTCTGCCACGCGGTGCGCGGCAAGTGGCACATGATGGGGGTGACGCTGTCGGCCGCCGGATCGTTGCAGTGGTTTGCCGACGCGCTCGCCAAGGACCTGTCGCGTGAGAAGGACGTGTTCGCACGGCTGGTCGAGGAGGCCGAGGCGACGCCCCCCGGCGCCGACGGGCTGTTCTTCCTCCCCTACCTCACCGGCGAGCGCACGCCGCACGCCGACCCGCTGGCACGCGGGGCCTTCGTGGGGCTCACGCCGGCCCACACGCGGGGGCACATGGTCCGTGCGGTGCTCGAAGGGGTCACCTACTCGCTACGCGACTGCCTAGACATCATCCGCGAGATGGGGGTCTCAGTGCGGCAGATCCGCGCCACCGGCGGGGGCGCCAAGAGCCCCGCCTGGCGGCAGATGCAGGCCGACGTGCTGGCGGCCCGCGTCAGCGCGATGCAGGCCGACGAGGGCCCCGCGATGGGGGTGGCGTTGTTGGCCGCGGTGGGATGCGGCGAGTACAAGAGCATCCGCGAGGCGTGCGACGCGGTGGTGCGGACCGCGGACGGGCTCAAGCCAGACGCCAAACGTCGAAAGCATTACGACCGCGCGATGCCGGTCTACCGGCAGCTCTACCCGTCGCTCAAAAACAGCTTTGCGGCGATCGCAGAACTGTCCACGCCAGCGAAGCGGCGCTAG